In Gimesia panareensis, the genomic window GTTTGTCATAGATCGACATGACATTCTCATTGCCTTCGCCTGGTTTGAGCAGGCCGGCCACGGAGAGAATGTTCTTCTTACGTTCGATCTCTTTATTCAGTTCCTGCTTGCTGCGCAATCCGACCGCAGCCCCGGAAACCAGAATCGAGCAGACCACGCACAGGGTGGCCGATACCAAAAATGTGAAACCTATTGAATCACGCGACATTTCGCGCCAACCTTCTTTTAATGTTTGCTTGAACCACGTAATAATCAATCAGAGGAGCGAAGACGTTGCCGAACAGAATCGCCAGCATGATCCCCTCTGGATACGCAGGATTGACGACCCGAATCAGGATGGTCATTCCCCCAATCAAAATTCCATATAACCAGCGTCCTGTATCGGTCATCGCTGCCGAGACCGGATCGGTCGCCATAAATACCAGACCGAAGGCCAGACCGCCGACAACCAGGTGCCACTGCGGAGGCATCGCGAACATCGCATTCGTGTTGCTGCCGATCAGCCACAGCAGGGTGGAGAGTCCCATCGCACCAGCGAGGACACCTGCCATCACGCGCCAGGAACCGACGCCGATCAAGATCAGAAAGGCTGCCCCCAGCAGACAGGCGAAGGTGGAAGTTTCACCCATTGACCCCTGAATCGTCCCCATGAAGGCCTGGCCCCAGGAGATTCCCAGTCCGCCGTCAGCGACGGGGTTGGTGATGGCTTTCATCCCGACTTCGGGAGCTGCGGTTGCCAGCTGCCCCAGTGAGGTGGCACCACTGAAACCGTCAACGGCGGTCCAGACGCTGTCACCCACGATCTGTCCGGGGTAGGCAAAATACAAAAACGCCCGGGCTGTCAGCGCCGGGTTGAGGAAGTTTTTACCAGTACCACCGAAGATTTCTTTACCGATGACCACACCAAAGCTGATGCCCAGTGCAACCTGCCAGAGCGGAATCGTGGGAGGCAGTGTGAGCGGAAACAGCATCCCGGTCACCAGGAAGCCTTCGTTGATTTCGTGACGCCGCACAACACAAAACAGCGCTTCCCAGGTCCCCCCCACCGCCATACAGACGATATAAATCGGCAGGAAGTAGAGAGCACCGTGCACCAGGTTAGAGACCAGGCTGTTGGCATCGGGTATCACACCCAGTGAGGACATGATGGCGCCCCGCCAGCCGGGAACCGATTCGATTCCCATGTTGCTCATAGCCGCGTTGGCCTGATAGCCTGTGTTATACAGTGCCATGAACACACAGGGCAGCAGAGCCACAATCACCATACTCATCATGCGCTTCAAGTCGATCGAATCGCGCACATGAGAGGCTTCACTGGTCACTTCACCCGGCGTATACAGGAACGTGTCCTGTGCTTCGTAAAGCGGGTAAAGCTTCTCGAACTTCCCCCCTTTTTCGAAGAGAGGGTGTATCTTATCAAGAAGATTTCGTAACGGCTTCATTTCGAGGTTTATCTTTCCTGTTTGACAGCCCCTGATGCAGGCTCAGAAGGGCCATCAGCAACTTTGACTGTCTCTGACCGTCGGCCGAAACGAACCTGTTTCTTACCGGTCAGTCAGACTGACATCTTTCAAAACAAATTGATTTATCCAGCTTACTATCACACACAGTGAAGGCTTGGCGAGTTTCACAGTCAAAGCCCTTCCCGGGCTATTGCTGTATCAGCCCTCGATTTCAATTTTGGTCAAATTGTCCCGCAGCAACGATCCGTAGTTGTACTTGCCCGGGCAGACAAACGTACACAACGACAGATCTTCCTCATCCAGCTCCAGGCACCCCAACAGCTTGGCCTGTTCGGTGTCTTCAGTAATCAGAGCCCGCAACAGGAAGGTTGGCAGAATATCCAGAGGCATCACTTTTTCATAAGTTCCGATGGGAATCATGGCCCGCTTACTGCCTTCGGTTGATGTCGTAAAGGGAACTTTCTTCCCTTTACCCAGCCAGGAGGAAGCGAACACGGGCACGACTGAGAACTTGTTGAATCCGGGGCCCATCCAGCCCAGGAAGTCCCGATGCGTCCCCTCTTTGAGCGCGGTGACCTGTAATGCATAGCGGCCGAGGTAAGCGAAAGGGCCTTCGCCTGTGCGGCCGGAAAGAGCCGAACCGGAAATAATCCGATCGACGCCTTCTTCGAGGTTGCCGTCTGTCAGATCAGCCAGACTGGCTCCCATAATGGTCTTAACCAGTTTGGGATTCTTGACGACCGGGCCGGCGATCGAAATCACACGCTCATTGGAGAGCTGGCCTGTCGTAAACAATTTGCCGACCGCAATCACGTCCTGGTAGTTGATGTACCAGACGGTTTTCTTTTCGCTGACCGGATCCAGATAATGAATGTGCGTACCGACCAGTCCTGCAGGATGCGGACCGCCGAATTCTTCGACTGTCACAAAATCCAGCTCGCAACCGGGCAGATTGGTTCCCGGTGCTTTACAGAGAAAGAGCTTCCCTTCGGTCAGTGTCTTCAGAATCTGCAGACCCTGAGAGAATGCCCGCGGCTCTTCGCTCAGTACAACTTCCGGCGGTGGTGCCAGTGGACTGGTATCGATGGCAGTCACAAAAATGGAATGCGGTGTGGACTCGGGAGAGGGGACCTTGCTGTAAGGTCGGGTTCGCAGACTGGTCCAGAGACCGGACTGCACCAGGTTCTCAGTGACCTGCTCGCGTGTCAGACTGCTGAGCTGTCCTTCTTCGTAGGAAGCGAAGGTTTCTTCATCGGAACCTTCGAGTTCAATCACCATTGACTGAAAGGCCCGTTTGGCCCCACGATTGATTTCGGTCACTTTACCAGCGGCAGGCGCCGTATAGATCACGCCCTCGGTCTTCTTGTCGCTGAAGAGCAACTGACCTTTTTTAACAGTATCGCCGACTTCGACAGCCAGCGTGGGTTTCATCCCAATATAATCAGGGCCGATTAAAGCAACCGATCGAATTTCCGGCCCGTTTTCGATCAAAGCAGAAGGCTCACCTGCGATGGGCAGATCCAGCCCTTTTTTAATTGTTATCATTGAATTATGAACCTGAATACAACGAGTTTAAATGACTGACTCGCTTGATGTGGTTTTGAAAACCACTTGAATGCTGTACAAATCCGATCAAGGGCATTCCTGCTGTGTACTTACAGTTTTATAGGCGCAAGATCTCTGGTGCCCAATAATTCGCGGCTATTTTACACAGATCCCCCCCTTTTTGTAGTGAAAGCAAGGCACAAATTGAATCATTTTCCATACTGCATCAGAAAAGCTCGATTCGTAGTTCATTCACTCACCTTTTCCGGATTCTCAATGATGAGAACCGGCGAGCGAGGCCTCCTGTTGCCCCGCTCACCAGGCCATTTCATCAGTATCCCCCAGCCTGTTTTCTGATGTCTCAATCCAATTTCAAAGCTTTTGATGATTCAAAAAAAACCACCTGAGAACAAGACGCTCTCAGGTGGCGGGATTTCACTGTAACTGCTTAGAGTTTACTTTCGGCTCACAGTTCCAGCAACTTTACATTCTTATACCAGACTTTGTGCCCGTGGTCCTGAAAACCGATGTAGCCTTTCCGCGGGAAGTCTTTGACTGCTGCTTTGAACTTGTGGCCGGTACCATCCAGACGCTTGCCCGGCACGGTCCATTCATCTGCATTCAGCTTGGCAACGACTTTTCCATTCACGGCCACGCTGATGTGCGGCCCCTTGCAGGTGATCTCGACATGAGTCCATTCACCCGGAGCACTGGCCCGGTTTTCTGACGGTGCTACAAGATCGTAGATCGCCCCGAAATCATGCATGCCGGTTCCCTTGCGGCTCAATACCTGCGCTTCGAATCCGGACTGCACGGGATCCTTCAGATCGCCCACGCGGAAAAAGATTCCGGAGTTGCACTCTTCCGGCATTTTCACATCGCACTTGAATTTGAAATCGCTGAATTCCTTATCATAGACAATCAGATAGCCGCCTGATTTGTAAGGCACCAGTGCGCCGTTTTCGATCGGGGCAGCGATCTTCTTACCGTTGCTGCACATCCAGCCTTTGTAGTTCTTGCCGTTGAAGAGCAGTTTCCAGCCTTCTTCTTTTTCGGCCGCTGTCAATTTGTTGTCATCAGAGGAAATACCGCTGTCAGCCAGATCCAGTTTGGCCAGCTTCTGCGCGGCCTGCTTTTCCGCCTTTTTCATGACGCTCGCCAGGGTGACCTCTTTGCCCCCCTGCCGTTTACTTTCGTCAGCCGCTTCCATGAATGCGTAAATTTCCAGTGTCTCTTCAGGACTCACTGGCGGTTTGCCGGTACGGAAGAACTTCACGATCTCCACCAGCAACGGCTTGTAACCGTCATAACCACCCACGGCAACCTCACCGTTCTTACCGACAGCGGTTCCGCCATAACCTTTCGGGGTTCCTTTGCGAACGCCGGCAAAATGCCCTTCGCGTCCTCCGGCCCACTTGCCGGCGACTTCATCCCGGTCCGCATTGCTGACGGTTCGTGTGACAGATTCACAACCAGGCCCCATCACGGTAAACAGGGTTTCGACACCGTGAATCCCGTACCAGTACAGGTCGGGGTGAGTGCTTTCCAGCGAACAGGGACTGTGCGTGCTGGCTTTCATGATCTTTCCCTCTTCGCCATTCCGCAGACGCTGCGCGCCTTTGGCAAACCGAAGTGAAGAAGAAGAAAACATCGGCGTATTGTATTTCTTTGCCAGTTCGAACAGCGCCACGGCATCCGTCAGCGAGGCGGCAATCGGTTTATCGATGAAGACCGGCTTGCCTGACTTGAGGACCGGCAGCGCCTGTTTCAGGTGCGGACGTCCGTCATTGGTTTCGAGGAAGACCACATCAACCTTCTCCAGCAGTGCGGGGATGGAATCGACGATCTCGACGCCCATTTCTTTAACCTGCTTCGTGTAGCCGGGCACACGGGAGACACTGGATTCGATATCCGGGCTTCCCTTGGGATAAGCGGCAACGATCCGACAGCCAGCCAGATCGCCTTCCGGATTGCCGGTATTCAGCATCTTGGTGAAGGCAATCGCATGCGAGGTATCCAGACCGATGATCCCGGCTTTGAGTTCCTTTTTAGAATCCTCAGCAGAGACAGAGCCGGCCAGCGCCACTGTCAA contains:
- a CDS encoding 3-keto-disaccharide hydrolase — translated: MTAAEKEEGWKLLFNGKNYKGWMCSNGKKIAAPIENGALVPYKSGGYLIVYDKEFSDFKFKCDVKMPEECNSGIFFRVGDLKDPVQSGFEAQVLSRKGTGMHDFGAIYDLVAPSENRASAPGEWTHVEITCKGPHISVAVNGKVVAKLNADEWTVPGKRLDGTGHKFKAAVKDFPRKGYIGFQDHGHKVWYKNVKLLEL
- a CDS encoding Na(+)-translocating NADH-quinone reductase subunit A — its product is MITIKKGLDLPIAGEPSALIENGPEIRSVALIGPDYIGMKPTLAVEVGDTVKKGQLLFSDKKTEGVIYTAPAAGKVTEINRGAKRAFQSMVIELEGSDEETFASYEEGQLSSLTREQVTENLVQSGLWTSLRTRPYSKVPSPESTPHSIFVTAIDTSPLAPPPEVVLSEEPRAFSQGLQILKTLTEGKLFLCKAPGTNLPGCELDFVTVEEFGGPHPAGLVGTHIHYLDPVSEKKTVWYINYQDVIAVGKLFTTGQLSNERVISIAGPVVKNPKLVKTIMGASLADLTDGNLEEGVDRIISGSALSGRTGEGPFAYLGRYALQVTALKEGTHRDFLGWMGPGFNKFSVVPVFASSWLGKGKKVPFTTSTEGSKRAMIPIGTYEKVMPLDILPTFLLRALITEDTEQAKLLGCLELDEEDLSLCTFVCPGKYNYGSLLRDNLTKIEIEG
- a CDS encoding NADH:ubiquinone reductase (Na(+)-transporting) subunit B, which translates into the protein MKPLRNLLDKIHPLFEKGGKFEKLYPLYEAQDTFLYTPGEVTSEASHVRDSIDLKRMMSMVIVALLPCVFMALYNTGYQANAAMSNMGIESVPGWRGAIMSSLGVIPDANSLVSNLVHGALYFLPIYIVCMAVGGTWEALFCVVRRHEINEGFLVTGMLFPLTLPPTIPLWQVALGISFGVVIGKEIFGGTGKNFLNPALTARAFLYFAYPGQIVGDSVWTAVDGFSGATSLGQLATAAPEVGMKAITNPVADGGLGISWGQAFMGTIQGSMGETSTFACLLGAAFLILIGVGSWRVMAGVLAGAMGLSTLLWLIGSNTNAMFAMPPQWHLVVGGLAFGLVFMATDPVSAAMTDTGRWLYGILIGGMTILIRVVNPAYPEGIMLAILFGNVFAPLIDYYVVQANIKRRLARNVA